From the genome of Rhizobium indicum:
GTGCTGGTCGTCGATCCCTTTCTCCACGATAGCGAGGCCGCTGCGCTCGGCGTTTTCAATGCCGGGTTGAACGATATGCTGGCTCAGAGCGACGTGATCTCGCTGCATGCGCCTGTCCTGCCCGAAACGCGCCGCATGATCGGCGCCTCCGAACTGGCGCTGCTGCGCCCCGGTGCGCTGTTCATCAATACGGCGCGCTCGCAGCTGGTCGACGAGGCAGCGCTGCTCGCCGAGATCCGCTCCGGCCGCATCGAGGCGGCTCTGGACGTCTTTGACGACGAGCCGCTGCCTGCAGATAGTCCGTTCCGCGATCCCGCACTGGCCAATGTCACCATTTCGCCGCACGCTGCCGGTCACACCGAAGAGGCGCATCTCGCCCAAGGACAGGCCATGGTGGATGAGATCGGCCGGCTGCTTCGCCGGGAACCTCTCCATCATGAAGTGTCCCGTGCCATGCTCGACCGCATGGCATGACCATGGACAGAAGCATTGGAGGTTCCGTGACGGCGCCGCGCATCAGAATCATCGAGATCGACGCTTTCGAGCGCGACATCAGGCTGCGCCTGCCGTTCCGTTTTGGCGCGGCAACTCTCGAAAAGGCGCCGCAAGCCTTTCTCAGGGTCCGCGTCGAGGATGGAGAGGGGCGAACCGCCCTTGGCGCCGCCGCCGAGATGATGGTGCCGAAATGGTTCGACAAGAACCCGGCGCTGACGCCGGCGCAAAATGTCGATCAGTTGCGCACCTCGATCCGCACTGCTGCGGCCGCTTCGCTCGAGCCGTCGGCGCCGACGACATTGTTTGGCGCCGCCCGCCTGAACGAGATGGAAACCGTGCGGCGTTTGCCTGGAAATCCGTTGGCCGCCGGTTTCGGTCCGTCGCTCATCGCCCGCGCCGCGCTCGATGCCTATTGCCGCCTTTCGGGCATTTCCTTCTTCGAGGCGGTGCGCCGAAATCTCGTCGGCATTGGTGGCCCCATGCTGCCCGGCGATATCGACGCGGACGCCGCCTCAGCGATGCTCGCCAGCCTTCGCCCTGCGGGCGCGATCTCGGCCCGGCATACGATCGGGCTTGTCGATCCGATCAGCGAGGGCGATATCGTCCATCCCGTCGGTGACGGCCTGCCGGAAAGCCTCGAGGCGGTGATAACACGCTATGGCAACCGCTGGTTCAAGATCAAGCTGTCAGGCGCGATTGATGCCGATGTCGACCGCCTGACCAGGATCGCCGCCGTGCTGGACCGCCTGCCCGACTATCGGGTGACGGTCGACGGCAACGAACAGTTTGGCGCCGCCGAACAGCTTGCCGCTTTGCTGGCGGAAATCGAGGCGACGCCTCGGCTGGCGAGGTTGCGTGCGGCCATTGCCTTTGTCGAACAGCCGTTCTCGCGCGCGATCACCATGGAAACGCCGCTGGGGGACCTGGCGGCGCAATTGCCCTTCCTGATCGATGAGAGCGACGACGGCGACGGCGTCTTCGCCGGCGCCAGGCGGCTGGGATATACCGGCGTCTCCTCGAAAACCTGCAAGGGCATCTACCGTTCGCTCATGAAGGCGATCCGCATCAGAACCGCAACGGTGCCGGGACTGTTCCTCTCGGGCGAGGATCTGACCTGCCAGGCGGGACTTGCCGTGCAGCAGGATCTGGCGCTGGTCTCGCTGCTCGGTCTCTCCCATGTCGAGCGCAACGGTCATCACTATGTGGCCGGCATGCAGGGTGCGCCGCAGGCGGAGAAGGCGCGCTTTGCCGCGGCCCATCCCGATCTCTACGAGCAGGGTGCTGAGGGACCGTTGCTGTCGATCCGCGACGGCCGGATCGCCATCGGTTCGCTCGGGGCGGTCGGCTACGCGAGCGGCGCCTTGCCCGTTTTCGAAGCCATGACGCTATTGTCATGACGCCAGCATGAGATAGGGCCTGCTGCCCTGTTGAACTGTTCGATCTGTCCGGCAAACGCGCCCTGATCACCCCGTTCCTCCAATTGAAATGTCTTCCAGTAGAGCATGACGCTCTATTCGAACGTTTTCTGCGCGGCCTGATTGGATCCCGGGACTTAAGAGAGCAGCAAGCTTCAGCAACCACCGCCAAAGCTCGGCAAATATGACTTTCCGCTCCGCGAAGCGGCAATGCAGAATATTTCGATGTGCCTTGGACACACGACACTCCGGATTGAACTGAGGTCGAACTCTAATAGCTGTGTGGATGTTAAGCGCGGTTAAGGAAGTGTAAAGTTTGGTAAAGGTCTTTCTGCGACGCGGGCGAGGTACGCTGTCGGCAGAGAAGATGCAGGACGCGCAGGCGGCGCGAGGCCGCCTGTGGGGGAACACGTCCCGCGGTCTCGTTCCGGGGGAGGGAATTCGACCGAAGAGGTTGCCATGAAGGTCGCCGGGAGTCGCCCGTATCGGGCGCTGGACCATCTAGCCAATAGTTCATCGAAAGCAGTCATCTCTGACCTTGCCCTCGCTTCGAAAGCTCGGGCTTGAAGGTGATCGCCGCGCGATCGTTGGATGCCTGCGGTTCCGTGTTGGCAGTATCAGGCCCGGTGCGGCGCACGAGGCGCTTGAGCGCCTCGTTGAGGTCGTCGACAAAAGTGAAGATGACAGGGATGACGATGAGGCTGAGCAGCGTCGACATCATGACACCGCCGATCACCACGATTGCCATCGGCTGCCGGAAGCTGGAATCGCCGCCTGTCAGGCTGAGAGCCACCGGAAGCATGCCGAATGCCATGGCGATGGTGGTCATGATGATCGGTCGCGCGCGCTTGTGGCAGGCATCCACAAGAGCATCGAACCGCGACATGCCCTGGCGACGCGACATGATCGCGTATTCGATGAGAAGGATGGAGTTTTTCGTCACCACGCCCATGAGCATAAGCAGCCCGATGACGGCCGACATCGAGAAGCTGGTTCCGGTCAACACCAGCGGCACCAGCGCACCGCCGAGCGAGAGCGGCAGAGCCATCAGAAGGGTGAGTGGCTGCAGGAAGTCGTGGAAGAGCAGGACGAGGACTGCGTAGATGCAGAACACGCCGATCGCCATTGCAAGGCCAAAGCTCTGGAACAGCTCCGAACTGCGCTGAAGTTCGCCCTGTTCGACGAGAGTGACCCCCGGCGGCAGGCGCCGGAGCGCCGGCAGGGCCTGCGCCTCGCGGTTGACGTCGCCCAGGATGCGGCCGTTGAGCTCGACGGAAAGAGTGACGTTGCGCATCCGGTCGATGCGGTCGATCTCCGACGGGCTGCCGCCGATCCGGATATCGGCGATCGATCCGAGATCGACATTGCCGTTCGTTCCAGACACCCGCATATTCTTGATGTCGTCGAGCTTCGTGCGCGTCTCGGGACTGAAGCGGACGACGATCGGAACCTGGCGCTGCGGCAGGTTGAGCTTTGGCAGATCGGCGGAGTATTCCCCATTCGTCGCCACGCGCACGGCCTCGGCGATGGCGCTCGACGTCACCCCGAGCGCTGCTGCGCGGGCGAAGTCGGGCGTGATCTGGATCTCCGGCGCCTGCCTGGCTGCGGTCGATGTCACCGCGCCAATGCCCTGCAGCGTGCGGAGCTGCTCTTCAAGCGCCGTGCTTGCACTGTCGAGCGCGTTGGCATCGTCACTGGCAAGGGTGATCTCCAGCTTCGTGCCGTTGCCGCCGCCGCCGACCGCGACCCGCACACCGGGAAGGACCGAGAGAGCCTGCCGGATGTCGTTTTCGATTTCCGACTGTTTGCGATCGCGCTCGCCGATGGGCGACAGCACAGCGACGATCGTGGCGGATCCGACGCTGCTCGTGGTGCTGGAGTCGGGGCCGCCGCCTGATGATGCGGAACCGACCGAGGAAAAGACATGTGTCACGTCCTGGAGCTTGCCGACGATATCGGCGGCCTTCGTGGTGGTGGCGTCCGTCTGCTCGATAGTGGCACCCGGCTGCATGGTGAGCGTGATCTGAGCTCGCGCGTCGTCGGAAGCGGGCAGGAAGCCGGATTTCAGGAGTGGGATGGTGGCAAGCGAAAGTGCGACGACGACGGCAGTCACTGCCACCGTGGTCTTCCTGCGGTTCATGGCGGCTTTCACGATTGCCAGATAGGCGCGCATGATGCGGCCGTCCTTTTCCTCGGTCGGATGGGCCTTCATGAAATAGGCGGCCATCATCGGCGTCAGCAGGCGTGCCACGACGAGGGAGACGAGCACCGCCACCGCGGCGGTGATACCGAACTGGCGGAATATAAGTCCCGGTATGCCGCTCATGAAGGCCGTCGGCAGGAAGACCGCGACCAGGGTGAAGGTGGTGGCGATGACGGCGAGCCCGATCTCGTCGGCCGCCTCCAGAGCGGCGTCGAGCGGCCGCTTGCCCATCCGCAGGTGGCGGGCGATGTTCTCGACCTCGACGATGGCATCATCGACGAGGATGCCGACCACGAGCGACAGCGCAAGCAAGGTGACGATATTCAGGCTGAAGCCGGCCAGGTACATGACAAGGAAGGTCGGTATGACCGATAATGGCAGCGCCACGGCCGACAGGATCGTCGCACGCCAGTCCCGAAGGAAGAGCCAGACGACGATGATCGCCAGGATCGCACCTTCGTAGAGCATGTGCATCGAACCATCGTAGTTGTCGATGATCGGCCCGATCGTGCTGTAGGCTTCCGCGATCTGCACGTTGGAATGCTTGGCTGAGAACTGTTTCATCGCCTTGTCGACATCGTCCGCGACACCGCTGTCCGAAAACCCGTTCGAGCGCTTGATCTCGACCGCGACCACCGGTTTGCCGTCGAGATAGGCCATCGAGGACCGCTCTGCGAAGCTGTCCGTAACGGATGCGACATCGTCGAGACGAACCTGCTGCCCGTTGGCGAGGGGAATTCTAAGCTCCTTCAGAGCATCGACCGACGCCACGGCGCCGAGCGTGCGTAATGTCTGACGGGTGCCGCCAATCTCTCCAAGGCCACCTGAAGTATCGGCCTGAACCGACTTCAATTGCGCCGACACAGTGGTCGCCGTGACGCCGAATGCCGCCATTGTTGTCGGATCGAGGTCGACGTGAACCTCGCGGTCGACACCGCCGATGCGGTCGACCTGTCCGACGCCCGATACCGATAGGAGCGCCTTGGTCAGATCGTTGTCGATGAACCAGGAGAGCTCGGTTTCATTAAGGGCGGTAGACTGGATGGCATAGGTGACCAGCGCCGAACTCTGCACGGTGACTTTGGTGACGCTTGGCGTTTGCATCTGCGCCGGCAGATCGGCCTTTGCGCTGTCGACGGCGTTGCGGACCTCGTTCAGGGCCGTTTCGCTGTCCTTCTCCAGTTTGAAGGACACGCTGATCGACACCGTGCCGTCGGTGATCGTCGTCGTGACGTGGTCGAGATAGCTCAGCGAGGCAAGATTGTCCTCGATCGTGCGGGCGACCTCCGTTTCGAGCTGCGCCGGCGCGGCGCCATCGAGCGTCGCGGTAATTTTGATGGTCGGGAGGTCCATATCGGGGAAGTTCTGGACCGGCAGATGCTTGAACGCCAGCAAGCCGCCGACGGCAAGCATCGCAAAGAGCAGGATTGCCGGTACGGGATTGCGGATCGAAAATGCAGAAAAGTTCATCAACCTTCTCCCGCAGTCTTCACGAGATCGTTGTCCGACAGAAACGCTCCGCCCGACGTCACCACTCTCGCCGACTTATCTATGCCGGAGACGATCTCGACTTCGCCGTCGTTGCGGCGGCCGGTCTCCACCCGCACCCGCCTTACCCGCTTGTCCTCGCCGGCGGTGAAGACGTAGTTTATGCCGTCACGGAAAACGATCGCCGTCTCCGGAACCGTCAGAGCCGGCGTGGTCCTCAGTTCGATAGTGCCGGTGACATAAAGGCCGGTGCGCGGCTGAACATCCTGGGGAAGCGCGACATAGACGATCGCCCGGCTTGTATTGGTGTCGATCGAAGGTCCGACGAGCCTTACCTTGCCCTGAATGGGACGTCCGTCCGGCCCGTCGATGTCGACGCTCAATCCTTCCGAGATGCGTGAGAGGTAACGAGCCGAAACCTCGGCCTGCCATTCGACGCGCTGCTGGCGGACCAGGCGAAACAGTTCGGTGCCCGACGAGACGACCGCGCCGAGTTCGGCCGATCGCGAGGTTATCAGACCGTCGTCGACGGCCGTGACGGTTGTCTGGTCGAGCTTGATCTTCTGGCTGTCGAGCGCCGCCTCTTCAGACGCAAGACTTGCCGTCGCCGTCTGTTCGTCGGCGAAATATTCGACGATCTTTTCATCCGAGAGGGCGCCCGAAGAGCGAAGCTGGCGAGCCCGATCGGCATTGGCCTTCGCCTTTGTCAGGTTTGCCTTAGCGGTCACGACGGCCGCCTCCTGCTTGCGAAGGTCGGCCTGCACGCTGTCCTGCGACATCAGGACGAGGGTCTGCCCCTTCTTAACCACGGAGCCGACGTCGGCCAGGATTTCGGTTACCCGCAGACCGCTCGTCTCGGAAGCGATGATGGCTTCCTGCCAGGGCTTCAGCCAGCCGCTTGCGGGAACGGTTTCCGGCCAGTCTCGCTCAGCCGGCCTCACCAGCGAGACGGTAAGGGCGGGTGCGGCGGATTGGTCCGCCATGGCATTGCGCAGGGGAAGCAGGAGCGCTGCCGTAACAAGAGCGGCAACGAATATTCTGGGCGGTTTTCTCAACGATGCACTCCTTGTGGTCAAAGGCATGGGTGCCTTTTCCCGATCCGTGCCAACTCGATGAAGGATTGCGGCTCATGTTGAGGCAACCCGATCCTGGCTCGCGGTGATGTCATGGAAGGATAAGTAACGGGGTGAACGTTAAGTGCGGTCAAGTTAGTGTTAAGTTAGGTAAAACTCGGTCGCGCGACTGTGTTTGTGCTGTATGGCTGACAAGGATCAATGACGGACGAAGTGAATGAACAAGGTTCTCCTCATCGACGACGATGCCGAGCTGACGACGCTTCTGCAGGAATATCTGGTCGAAGAAGGATATGAGGTCGTCACCGATACGGACGGTCGCGCCGCGATTGCCGCTGCTGCCGGCAATACGGTTGATATCATCGTGCTCGACATCATGATGCCTCGGATGAACGGGATCGAGGTTCTGCAGAGGATCAGGAAGCTCAGCCAGGTCCCGGTCCTGATGCTTACCGCAAGGGGCGATGACGTCGACAGGATATCGGGTCTCAATCTCGGCGCCGACGACTATGTGCCGAAGCCATGCTCGCCGGGCGAACTTGCGGCGAGGTTGCGCGCCATCCTCCGTCGCGCAGGTCAGCCTGCGGCCGGCGCGACGATCGACACAATAAGGGCGGGAAAACTCGTGATTCATCCGAGCAGCAGGATCGCCGAATGGCGTGGCGAAACCTTGGAACTGACGGGCACGGAATTCAGCCTGCTCGAGGTCCTCGCCCGCAGCGCCGGCCAGCTCGTGTCGAAGCAGGACATTTCGAAGCGGGCCTTCGGCAAGCCGCTGACCCCGTTCGATCGCCGTATCGACGTCCATATCAGCAGCGTTCGTCAGAAGCTCGGACTGAGGGAGGACGGACAATCCTGGATCCAGTCCGTTCGCGGCCAGGGCTATCAACTTCTCGTGGACTGACCATGCCCCGGCTTTTCTGGAAATTCTTCACGACGATCTGGCTGACGATGGCGGCGACAGTCGGCGTGATCTTCCTGCTCGTCAATTTTCTCCAGGGGGTTCCTTTCGCGCGCGAACTGGAGGAAGAGCGGCGAGCGATCACCCTGAACCTGACCGCAAACGTGCTCTCAAGAGATGGCGAAGATGCCGCCACGTATTTCGTGCGCACAAGCGAAGAGACGCTACCGCCTGGCCTGACGATTTCCAAAGCTGCGAAAGCCGATGCCTGTGCGGTTCCAAAGACCGTCGATACAAGATCCGTCCTCAAGGACGGGATTTGCTATCAGATTTCCCTGCCGGTTCAGGCCACTTTCACCTTCGACAACCTTGGTCCGTTCATACCGTGGCTCGCGATCCTGATTTCGAGCACGATATCGGCAGGCGCACTTGCCCGCTACCTCATTCGTCCCGTCGTGCATCTGCGTGATGGCTTGAGCGCGCTCGCCCATGGCCGCTTCGACTTCCGCATCGGGGACAAAATGGCCGGCCGAAAGGACGAGGTCACCGCGCTTGCGCATGACTTCGATTCCAGCGCCGCCCGGCTTCAGGAGCTGCAGGATGCGCAGCAGAGGTTGTTCCATGATGTCTCTCACGAACTGCGTTCGCCCTTGTCCCGCCTGCAGGCCGCCGTCGGCGTCCTCCGGCAGAGCCCGGCGAAACTCGGCGCCATGCTGGACCGCATGGACCGGGAGGTCGAACGGCTCGATGCGCTGGTTGGCGAAGTTCTGACGCTTGCCAGGCTGACTGCGGGATCCGGCCTTCCGCTGAAAACGCACACTCTTGATGTCATCGAGCTCCTGAACGAAATCCTCGGCGACGCGGCATTCGAAGCCCAGGCACGGGAGGTCTCGATCACAACCAGTGTCGATGGCACCTTCCGCGCCGAGGTCGAAGGTGAGCTCATCTACAGGGCGCTCGAAAACGTTGTCCGCAACGCCGTCAAGTACACGGCCGAGCATTCGCATATATCAGTGGCTTGCGAGGCGACAACCGAGCGCCTGAAAATCTGCGTCACGGATCAGGGGCCAGGTGTCATGCGAGACGAGCTCGAACGTATCTTCCAGCCGTTCTCACGCGGGAAAGAAGCTGTGCCGAGAGGCGGATACGGCCTGGGTCTGGCAATCACCAGGCAGGCCATCGAGCGTCATGGCGGGCGTGTGCATGCGTCGTTGCCGGATGCCGGAGGCCTGGCAATCACCCTGGAGCTTCCTAGAAAACCGACGCCCTATGGTTCGGCTGACGACCAAGCCTGATCCGGCTCCCCGCGATTTTACCCAACTTTACAGTGTCTTTACCGCCATTAACGTTGGCGCCGCTAAGCCTGAACCTACGATCCCGGTTCAGAAAGCTCGCCAGTGAGTCCGTCGCTCTGCACGAAAATATCATCCCTGCACTACGCCGCATCGGCGATCACGCTTCTGCTGGCAGGCTGCGTCAGCGGCCCGGATCACGTTCCCCCACAGATGCCGCTTCCCGCTAAATTCCAAGAGGGCGGCACCAGGAGCAACGGCGATGTCGTGACGGCGCATTGGTGGACGGCCTATCGTGACAAGCGGCTCGACGGCCTAGTGGTTCATGGCCTCAGCGAGAACCTTGATGTCCTGCAGGCGCTCGAGCGTATCAATTCGGCTTCTGCCAATGTCACGGTTGCCGGTGCCGGTGGCCTGCCGAGCCTCGATGTCGACGCATCGCACACGGTATCCGGCGAGAAGGGTTCGCAGCGTACGACGATCGGCACCACGAACACGACAGGCGGCGAGGCCAGCCTTTCCTGGCTACTCGACATCTTTGGCCAGTACCGTCGCTCGAGGGAAAACGCCATCGCCTCGCTTGGGGCCGCCTACGCAACGGCCGACGATGCGAAGCTCTCCTTTCTGAAGGACCTCGTCTCCAGCTATGTCGACGCCCGCTATTATCAGCAGCGCATCGCGCTTTCGCAGGCGAATTTGAAGTCCCGTCAGGAGACCTACGAACTCACGCAGCTGCAGCTTAAGGCAGGTGCGGCCTCTCGCCTTGACGTCGTTCAGGCCGAAGGCCTTGTTCAGTCGACGAAGTCAGATATCCCCGGCCTCGAACAGAGCTTCACCGAATCGGCGCATCACATTGCCACTCTGCTCGGGATGCCGGCGGCCTCGCTGATGGACGAGCTGCAGAAAAGCGCCGGCCAGCCGGTTTTCCGTGGCGACATCCGCGCCGGCATTCCGGCCGATCTCATCCGCAACCGTCCCGATATCCGCAAGGCCGAACGCCAGCTGGCGGCAGCCGTTGCCGATATCGGTGCTGCCGAAGCCCAGCTCTACCCGTCGATCTCGCTATCCGGTTCGATCTCACCGAGCTGGGTCAAATCATCCGGTGCCAGCGGCGGAACCCTGACCAACTGGTCCTTCGGACCGACGCTCAACCTGCCGATCTTCGATGGCGGCAAATTGCGTGCGAATGTCGATATCGAAAAATCCGATGCCAGGACCCAGTATCTCGCCTGGAAAGAGGCGGTGCTGAATGGGGTCGAAGAGGTGGAAAACGCGCTGTCGGCGGTTCGCCATGACACGCAGACGTTGGAACCGCTGCGCAGACAGGTGAAAACGGCGCAGGAATCGCTCGCGCTTTCGACCACGAGCTACAAGCAAGGCGCCTCGTCGCTACTCGATGTCCTGGACGCGCAGCGGTCGGTCTCCGATGCCCAGGAAAGCCTTGCGGCCACCATGCAACAGGTTGCCAAGGACTATGTGGATCTCTACGTCGCCATCGGCGCCGGTTACCTGCCTCCGCAACAGCAGGTCGTCTCCGAGCGAACGGCGAAATCGGGCTGATCGGCCACCCGCCACCCCGCGGCGGCGCAGTCAAACGGCGCCCGCGGGTCTCGGATTTCAATATTTTACCCAACTTTACACCGGCTTTACCGCCATTAACGCTGGCCTCTCTAAAAGCTGAATCCATGATCCCGGTTCAGAAGATTCGCCGATGACCCCCAATATCCGACCAGCAGAAGTGCCCATGCGGGCGGCAATCTGCGCCGTCCTCCTCGCTTTGCTCTCCTCCTGCACGAACGTACCCCTGCAGCAGGGCACTTCCCTCGGCTCCTATGCGGGAATGGCCGCGTCGGGCGGCTCTCTGACCAAGGCAAAATTGCGCGTGAATTCGCCAGCGGTTCTTGCCGCGCAAACGGTACGCATCGTTCCGACGGTGGTGGAGAATGCCGGCGGCGGTTCTTTCGACGCCAAGGACCTGGCGCTCCTGAGCAATGCCGTCGATCGGGCGCTGTGCATGGGCCTCATCGACCGCTTCAAGGCCGTGGCTCCAAACGAGCCGGCAGATCTCGTCGTCCATGCGACCGTCACCGACATCGTCGCGACGAACCGTGCGGTTGCCGCGACCTCCACCGTCGCCACGCTCGGCGCTTCGGTGGCAATGGTTCCCATTCCCAGGATTCCGATCGGTCTCGGCGGCTTGTCGGTGGAAGCCGAAGCGGTCGGCCAGGACGGTACGCAGCAGGCGGCGATGATCTGGTCGCGCGGCGCGAACATGCTGACGACGAAGGCACGGATATCCTCGGTCGGGGATGCCTATTCCCTGTCATCTGCATTCGGCGTCGATTTCAGCCGCATGCTGGTCAAAGGTCAGGACCCGTTCAAGGAAACGTCGTCCATCCGATTGATGCAAAAGATCAAGGCTTCATTCGGCAGCGACCCGAAATACCAGGCCTGCAAGGCATTTGGGCCTGTGCCCGGCATCAAAGGGGCGGTCGCCGGTCAGCTCGGTCTACCGCCAAGCTGGAGCGACAAGGGTGCGACGACCTCCCAATAGCAGCCAGGCGGCAGTCCTCAATCGCCCGCAGCGGCGGCTGCGACATTTCAAAAACCAGCAGAAAGGACATCGACATGAAGACATATCTACGGCTTGCGGGGGCATTGATCGCAGCGCTTGCGGCGAGCCCGGCATTCTCAGCGCAGGAACCGTTCCTGCCGTCCGAGAAGGCAGCCGCGATCCTCGCCGATGGGGCGCCCTGGTCGGCACTGGCGCCGGATGGCAAGGCCCTCAAAGTCACCCTGGCGAAGGACGGCACCGGAAGCATTCGCGGTCCGATGCCGTTTGCGCTCTCCATCACCTGGACGGTCAAGGACGATGCGATGTGCATATCCGGCAAGATGGGCACGCACTGCCTTCGATTCCGCTCGGTTCCCGGAGGGCTTCAGGGTTGGGACGGCGACAAGCCGGATCTGAAGTTCAGCCGTTGACGCAGGGAGCA
Proteins encoded in this window:
- a CDS encoding mandelate racemase → MTMDRSIGGSVTAPRIRIIEIDAFERDIRLRLPFRFGAATLEKAPQAFLRVRVEDGEGRTALGAAAEMMVPKWFDKNPALTPAQNVDQLRTSIRTAAAASLEPSAPTTLFGAARLNEMETVRRLPGNPLAAGFGPSLIARAALDAYCRLSGISFFEAVRRNLVGIGGPMLPGDIDADAASAMLASLRPAGAISARHTIGLVDPISEGDIVHPVGDGLPESLEAVITRYGNRWFKIKLSGAIDADVDRLTRIAAVLDRLPDYRVTVDGNEQFGAAEQLAALLAEIEATPRLARLRAAIAFVEQPFSRAITMETPLGDLAAQLPFLIDESDDGDGVFAGARRLGYTGVSSKTCKGIYRSLMKAIRIRTATVPGLFLSGEDLTCQAGLAVQQDLALVSLLGLSHVERNGHHYVAGMQGAPQAEKARFAAAHPDLYEQGAEGPLLSIRDGRIAIGSLGAVGYASGALPVFEAMTLLS
- a CDS encoding efflux RND transporter permease subunit, with amino-acid sequence MNFSAFSIRNPVPAILLFAMLAVGGLLAFKHLPVQNFPDMDLPTIKITATLDGAAPAQLETEVARTIEDNLASLSYLDHVTTTITDGTVSISVSFKLEKDSETALNEVRNAVDSAKADLPAQMQTPSVTKVTVQSSALVTYAIQSTALNETELSWFIDNDLTKALLSVSGVGQVDRIGGVDREVHVDLDPTTMAAFGVTATTVSAQLKSVQADTSGGLGEIGGTRQTLRTLGAVASVDALKELRIPLANGQQVRLDDVASVTDSFAERSSMAYLDGKPVVAVEIKRSNGFSDSGVADDVDKAMKQFSAKHSNVQIAEAYSTIGPIIDNYDGSMHMLYEGAILAIIVVWLFLRDWRATILSAVALPLSVIPTFLVMYLAGFSLNIVTLLALSLVVGILVDDAIVEVENIARHLRMGKRPLDAALEAADEIGLAVIATTFTLVAVFLPTAFMSGIPGLIFRQFGITAAVAVLVSLVVARLLTPMMAAYFMKAHPTEEKDGRIMRAYLAIVKAAMNRRKTTVAVTAVVVALSLATIPLLKSGFLPASDDARAQITLTMQPGATIEQTDATTTKAADIVGKLQDVTHVFSSVGSASSGGGPDSSTTSSVGSATIVAVLSPIGERDRKQSEIENDIRQALSVLPGVRVAVGGGGNGTKLEITLASDDANALDSASTALEEQLRTLQGIGAVTSTAARQAPEIQITPDFARAAALGVTSSAIAEAVRVATNGEYSADLPKLNLPQRQVPIVVRFSPETRTKLDDIKNMRVSGTNGNVDLGSIADIRIGGSPSEIDRIDRMRNVTLSVELNGRILGDVNREAQALPALRRLPPGVTLVEQGELQRSSELFQSFGLAMAIGVFCIYAVLVLLFHDFLQPLTLLMALPLSLGGALVPLVLTGTSFSMSAVIGLLMLMGVVTKNSILLIEYAIMSRRQGMSRFDALVDACHKRARPIIMTTIAMAFGMLPVALSLTGGDSSFRQPMAIVVIGGVMMSTLLSLIVIPVIFTFVDDLNEALKRLVRRTGPDTANTEPQASNDRAAITFKPELSKRGQGQR
- a CDS encoding efflux RND transporter periplasmic adaptor subunit; this translates as MPLTTRSASLRKPPRIFVAALVTAALLLPLRNAMADQSAAPALTVSLVRPAERDWPETVPASGWLKPWQEAIIASETSGLRVTEILADVGSVVKKGQTLVLMSQDSVQADLRKQEAAVVTAKANLTKAKANADRARQLRSSGALSDEKIVEYFADEQTATASLASEEAALDSQKIKLDQTTVTAVDDGLITSRSAELGAVVSSGTELFRLVRQQRVEWQAEVSARYLSRISEGLSVDIDGPDGRPIQGKVRLVGPSIDTNTSRAIVYVALPQDVQPRTGLYVTGTIELRTTPALTVPETAIVFRDGINYVFTAGEDKRVRRVRVETGRRNDGEVEIVSGIDKSARVVTSGGAFLSDNDLVKTAGEG
- a CDS encoding response regulator, with the translated sequence MNKVLLIDDDAELTTLLQEYLVEEGYEVVTDTDGRAAIAAAAGNTVDIIVLDIMMPRMNGIEVLQRIRKLSQVPVLMLTARGDDVDRISGLNLGADDYVPKPCSPGELAARLRAILRRAGQPAAGATIDTIRAGKLVIHPSSRIAEWRGETLELTGTEFSLLEVLARSAGQLVSKQDISKRAFGKPLTPFDRRIDVHISSVRQKLGLREDGQSWIQSVRGQGYQLLVD
- a CDS encoding HAMP domain-containing sensor histidine kinase, with product MPRLFWKFFTTIWLTMAATVGVIFLLVNFLQGVPFARELEEERRAITLNLTANVLSRDGEDAATYFVRTSEETLPPGLTISKAAKADACAVPKTVDTRSVLKDGICYQISLPVQATFTFDNLGPFIPWLAILISSTISAGALARYLIRPVVHLRDGLSALAHGRFDFRIGDKMAGRKDEVTALAHDFDSSAARLQELQDAQQRLFHDVSHELRSPLSRLQAAVGVLRQSPAKLGAMLDRMDREVERLDALVGEVLTLARLTAGSGLPLKTHTLDVIELLNEILGDAAFEAQAREVSITTSVDGTFRAEVEGELIYRALENVVRNAVKYTAEHSHISVACEATTERLKICVTDQGPGVMRDELERIFQPFSRGKEAVPRGGYGLGLAITRQAIERHGGRVHASLPDAGGLAITLELPRKPTPYGSADDQA
- a CDS encoding efflux transporter outer membrane subunit; protein product: MSPSLCTKISSLHYAASAITLLLAGCVSGPDHVPPQMPLPAKFQEGGTRSNGDVVTAHWWTAYRDKRLDGLVVHGLSENLDVLQALERINSASANVTVAGAGGLPSLDVDASHTVSGEKGSQRTTIGTTNTTGGEASLSWLLDIFGQYRRSRENAIASLGAAYATADDAKLSFLKDLVSSYVDARYYQQRIALSQANLKSRQETYELTQLQLKAGAASRLDVVQAEGLVQSTKSDIPGLEQSFTESAHHIATLLGMPAASLMDELQKSAGQPVFRGDIRAGIPADLIRNRPDIRKAERQLAAAVADIGAAEAQLYPSISLSGSISPSWVKSSGASGGTLTNWSFGPTLNLPIFDGGKLRANVDIEKSDARTQYLAWKEAVLNGVEEVENALSAVRHDTQTLEPLRRQVKTAQESLALSTTSYKQGASSLLDVLDAQRSVSDAQESLAATMQQVAKDYVDLYVAIGAGYLPPQQQVVSERTAKSG
- a CDS encoding DUF3313 domain-containing protein, with the protein product MTPNIRPAEVPMRAAICAVLLALLSSCTNVPLQQGTSLGSYAGMAASGGSLTKAKLRVNSPAVLAAQTVRIVPTVVENAGGGSFDAKDLALLSNAVDRALCMGLIDRFKAVAPNEPADLVVHATVTDIVATNRAVAATSTVATLGASVAMVPIPRIPIGLGGLSVEAEAVGQDGTQQAAMIWSRGANMLTTKARISSVGDAYSLSSAFGVDFSRMLVKGQDPFKETSSIRLMQKIKASFGSDPKYQACKAFGPVPGIKGAVAGQLGLPPSWSDKGATTSQ